The Hoplias malabaricus isolate fHopMal1 chromosome X2, fHopMal1.hap1, whole genome shotgun sequence genomic interval AATACTATGCACATAAAAGGGATATTCAGTATTTTGAACAAGGTTTCCAAGTTCTAAACATTTGTCACTGTTACTAGAAATAAAAGTCAACAACTAAGTTTCAAAGTGCTGAGATGCTTTCTCTACTCTGTcacagctgtgtatgtgtgtgtgtgtgtgtgtgtgtgtgtgtgtgtgtgtgttattaattaTCTGGTACTTTGTGGTGGCTCTGTGATGTTGTAATCCTCTGCATTCCCATCACTCAGCTGGACTTCAGTGAGTCCATTGCTTACATATCATCTTACCATGATATTTTTTCAAACATATTTCAGTGTAGTGCTCATAGAGCTGCTTTTCACACCTTTTCACAATACTTGCTTGTTCTAACCACATACAATGTCCCTTCTTGACATACAGCAGGGGATCCTGAACTTTTTGGGCAAATGACCTCAAATGGAAATCAGTTTGTTAAGATGAAGTTACTAAGCATATTACGTGTGAGTGCCTCAGAATGAAAGGTACAATGTTTTGTAATTAAGAAGGTAATTCTAACATCATTAACATTCATGCTGGCCTCTAAATATCATGATTTGCTCATATTTTCATACTcaccagaaaaataaaatacaagctTTATTTTGATTCTATACATTTCTGTGTAGATTGTAGATTTATGTATATGAATAAACACTAGCATTATAATATGTACAAATTGAAAAGGGAATATATAACATCCATTTTCCACAtgttaacacagttccctggggttttaataaaatgcttatgacatgctttgttcaaaatactgCAAGGATCTAAGAAAACCACCCTGCTCTCCCcctgtgtgggttggtaggagtTAATGCACccaaaaaatacaattaatttcATAATATGTTCACATTAAAAGACCTTATCTATTTCAAGTCTGACTTATTAAGACACCTTAGTGGAGAAAAACCTTGTGCTTACATTTCTTGAGGACTGGAGGCTACCTTTTCAGGTTAGCTAACACTAGACTGAGGAAAGAGGACATACACATCCCCACCCCCTTCAGCACTtttgaaatgtataaaatatattttttagtaTTTTGTCATAGCGCCTGCAATATTATTCCaaaaaatacagtgaaatatcATGATTTACTTTTAGAGCCATATCGTCCACCCCTAACAAGCTCTGTtgcatttacattcattcattcattgtcggtaaccacttatccagttcagggtctgcaAAATGATAATAACTATAGTTGTATGTAAGTGTTAAGACTAAACATTATGATAATGTGATATGAGGTAATAATCTCTGCTTATATTTCACTGCAAATGCAAATTTCCCAGACTTCTTAACATATGAATGGAGGCTGCTAGCCGATACTGCTCTAGGTTATAGTAACACCCCAGCTTCTAGATATGGGAACATTCTTTTTCACACTGAAACTGCATCTCTTAGATCTTTGCATCTAGTTAGAAAAACGAAAAGAGGCCAAGATTCAGGTCAGTTTAATGTATGTCAATTTGGAGTTGCAGAGTTAAGGGTATGGTAAGTTGAGCACATCAGTCTTtatgtacaaaaatatttatgtacaaAAGTGCCTGGAAAAACCTTAGAaaaactgtgtgagtgtgtgtatgcatttagaggtggtttttttttatctctatgAGGATGGAATTTTTGATTCCAGGAAGCACCTGCCTGTGTCTAAAGCTCATGGCTCATCTGCTCCcattgtgtgatttttttttttttttaacttttacaTTTACCTCAGGAAACCGctcttcatacacacacatggaccaacacacacacacacacacacacacacatatatatagacaaacacatacatatatacacacaccaggAAAAAACACAACAGACTCATGCTGGATGATAGAATGGGGAAATCCAGTAGTGCATCTATATAACCATGGTATATGTATTTAAGATATGCTGGGTTTGACAGTATGTAGGTTTGAAAGTTAGATTTTGTggcttttaatattttataggcTTCTTTAAATTATTCCCTCATGAAACAGCTAAATAGTACTCAACATTTACTGTATACTGTTATAACATTTAACCAAATGTAAAGTATATAATATAATGGCTGAAAACACTAGTTGTTGTCTTAAGTGGATATTCTAAGACAACATAATGCATAATGTAAAAGGGCTGGAAATTAAATTCAGTATGTAATTACTTTAATAAACTTTGTCAAATCaattgggggcggcacggttgcgcagcaggtagtgtcgcagtcacacagctccaggggcctggaggttgtgggttcgattcccgctccgggtgactgtctgtgaggagttggtgtgttctccctgtgtccgcgtgggtttcctccgggtgctccggtttcctcccacagtccaaaaacacacgttggtaggtggattgatgactcaaaagtgtgcgtgtgagtgtgtgtgtctgtgttgccctgtgaaggactggcgccccctccagggtgtattcctgccttgcgcccaatgattccaggtaggctctggacccaccgtgaccctgaactcgataagcggttacagataatgaatgaatgaatgaaatcaattgggcAGCAATACAAATATGTTCCTTTTGTTTccttatatataataaaatcttCTCAGATTTAGTGTGAGCATGTTCATATTGTAAAATGAATCAGCATCTGGAATGCAATCTTGCAGTGAGCTATCATGTTTTAACTGCATAAAAGAATCTCTAGGCTAGCTTTAATTCTGGGTGCATTGGGATTGAGAGTCTGAGAATGTGTGCAAATTGTTCAAGCCCTTAATACTGATTTGAATTGATCTTCATATTCATTATTGATTATGAGCAATGATTAAAGCAACTGATGTGTGACTTTCTTTTTCCAGTTCAGATGTTTGGTTGATTAAAATGGTAGGTGGTGACACAAACATAATAAGACCTATTTTGACATAGATTAAATGTCTGATAAAAGCAACCACAGCATTGAGACATGTTAAGTATTTATTACATGAGAGAAATAGAAGAGTTTGTTTCTGTCTTCAATGGTTAACTGTGTAATTGATTTAATGAAAATGCATACACAAATTTATGCAATATGaacttaatattttataaatcaaAAGAAGCAAGGGTTAACAGATAACAATGTGTTGTACTGATGTAAGAAACAGATGACTAGTCAGGTTATACTCTCACTAATGCACACTTCCAGATCTCTTTAACATTTGAAAGAGGCTTGTTAACTGATACCTCTCATGCacccacaccccacccccacctgaaccgatacagacacacattttAGGGGCTTTCCCTGCTTAACCCACTTGATTTTCATGTGGTCATAGTAGAAACTGACAGTGCTGTTTGTTACCAGTGTAATGTTCAAAAGCTTGGGTCTATTAAGGTACTGGAATGTATTAGTGCCAATGGCACAGATACTTTGTTCATCAGTGAAGGCATAATTGATTGTGAAACTTTTTTAAAGAATCTTTAAAGCAATACCTACAGCCTTCTATAATATATTTTCCAATCTTTCATGGATAAGGGTTTTGCAGCTCTGTAAATTGAATCCATTGAACTCTTGTCCCAGTATCTGTtaaatgttttaacatttttatttataaataattatgtatTGGCAGCTATGTAATGAAAATTATCAGCCCTGGTTTCAGTGCTTTAAAATATGATTTGATGATATGATGACACACTAAGGAACAAACTGTTTGCAGGCTTTAGCTTGGGAATGagcatttatttacaaaaaagcaATGAAAGCAATAcattaatacataaatatagtGAATATTTCCTAACTTAAAATGAACACACCTCAAACAGATACTTTTCACTGTTTACTGTTTTTAATAGCAGTCCAAATCCTGTTTAAATGCCAAagtccctgttttttttttttttgtttgttttatttttggagTTTACGTTGGTGCATGAATACCAAGAGAACCTCTCTACCATTTTAAGTTCTCAGCTGGTTTTGACCGAGCTCTGGAAAAGAGCGAGAGTGTGTTACCCCAGAGCTCTGTGATGTCATCAAATGAGAGATTACACTGAGGCCATATGGCAGACTGCCTGCTGCTCTAATCCAATAACAACCTGCTCttcctgtcacacacacacacacacacacacacacattaatgctCAAAATCATGCATGAATTCACACTTACATATATAAAACCAACACATCAAATACACACTTTCACATGAACACATGCATGCCATACTTGTACACACACCATACATTCTTTCCATGAACTCTATAGCAGTGGAACACGTAGGTCAATGTACAGAGAGGCAGTGGAGCTAAATAATGACCTCCAAAGACCTACACTGACTTCAGTAATATTTCGACATATACACAGAAAACTGAAAGAAACAATGTGCATTTTTTGGACATGTAATTCTTACAAAGATGATGCATACTGCTAGAGCTTCTTAACATGAATGAAGTCTGTTAACTGATACCTCTCattcacccacccacacacccatttgtatatatttaggGGCTTTCCCTGCTCTATCCCATGTGACTTGACTCACCATCTGTATATTATTAGTCCAAAATAATAATGAGGATCTACCTCTAGAATCTCTAATGATAATTTAAATCTTTTACAAACCCAGGTTGACATCCACTGATACAGTATGTGAAATAAGGAAAGCAGTGTTTTTTCAACGGAGTTATGTTTATATCTTCACTTTGTActgtaatacatatatatttttaatatatataaaaattgcTTGCAGTACAAAGTTCAGTAAAGAACTGGACTATGCCAAGAGGTGGAACACTTCTCAAGCTGGGTCACTACACTACTGTAGCAAATTTTAACTGGGTTGAGATCTGAGGCGCCTTTCACTGTGGTTTGTCTTGGCtggatatatttttcatttttcagtgaTCTTGTTTAGTTTGAATAGGTCACAAGCTGGGAAATTTGTACCATTATTACAGACTTGATTGGGCTAACAGGTGGGTCGCTTTTTTGCATGGGAGCTGATTCTGACAGGCCTGAAACATGGAATCGTTTGAGCTGGGGCCTTTGTACTAGTCTTTTTTTGTGACAGCAGAATTTATCTTGACCATGTGTATTGTGGCTGTgagatttattttgttgttgttgttccctACAAGCTGCGTATGTGTGTTTAATTTGAAAAAGGCAATATATGAATtcaactaattattattataatgatgTGTTCTCATACCTGAGCTCTTTGCTCAGAGGCTGCTACTTTTGTTTTGCAGTGAATGGCTGGGCGTGGGCCAGAAGTGACGTGTAATCCTATTAGAGTTTAAGGGATTACAATGCTCCAACTGACCGCTATGGGACAGGTGAATGTGTCGAGGGCAGCAGTGCCTCTGAAATCTTGTGAAATGTAGGCCATGTTAAGGATGTATAACGGGCAAAAAATGTTCTGAAAGCATCAACAAAAACGCTAAAGTTTCACGTTAAATAAGTGACTAATTTGTCTCGGCCCACTCACTGTTGTTTCAGCAACGGAGGAGAGGGCGTGGCCGCGTAGCCGCTGTCCAAATATGGTCCGTGACGCAAGGAGCCGGAGGTTCCTCTGATTTCCACCCGTAGTCGGACAGGCCACACCTCTGCGGCGCTGTTATTGGTTGGTGACAAGCGGCTGGCCTATGTGAATGCGGAATTGTGTCGGAATACGGGCGATAAAAAAACAGTACAAGCTATAAAAACTAAGACCTAACGGAAATTCCTCATTTGAAATGTACACGTTGTTGGTGGTTGATATTATCTGTATCAGTAAAAACAGACAGccgtttattattttaacatttacttTAAATTACTGTACCCAAAACAGTCAGAAATGAAGGTCTCGAGTATAGACTGCCGCCGGCTGAGGAGAATCCTGCGGAAGGAGTGCGGGAAGTGTCTGGTGGTGGACTGCCGGCCGTATTTCTCCTTCTCCAGCTCCAGTATTCGCGGCTCAGTGAACGCGAACCTTAACTCCGTTGTGGTCCGGAGAAGCCGAGGCGGGCCCGTACCCCTGCGCTTCGTCATACCGGACGAGAAAGCCCTGTTCCGCCTTCGGCAAGGCAGCTTCTCCGCGGTGGTAGCGCTGGACGACCGCACTCCTCATTTCCAGAAGCTGAAGAAGGACAGCATCGCTCAGATAGTCCTCAACAGCCTGGCGCACCTGGGCAGCACCGCCAACATCTGCTTCCTCAAAGGTCAGACAGGTTTTGGATGTTTGAAAGACtaatttaattattgttgtTTAATTGTTGATCATTTCGTTTGGTTTTCATGAAATGACCCTAATAACTTCAGTGTAAATGAGCAGGAACATATATAAAAGTTGTTAACATATATGAAAACGTACAGACAAAGCGTTATTTGAGGATATACTACATTTTATACATGTGTGTACATatagtgttttattattttttttaaatgtgagaaACATTAGCTCGTAGGTTTAAACTTATTTTAGTTAACCTTCAGTCGTGTTTGCCCTATTTTGGGCATATTTTCCCACAGTTCATTTTATTCTATAGAGCTATAGTAAATTTTAGACACAATAAGACCGTATTTAGGTGATGTTCTCTCTTCAGACCAGcctgtcagttaggcctctgccATCAGAGTACACCGGTCATTCACCAACACTGTAAACAGCTCTATTCTAGGCTATATTGTTAATAGAATTAgtgtctgttgtttttttttattcttcgaGTTCAGTTCTTTGTGGCAGCCAGGCCCTTCTCATGAGCAACACATTTTTTCAGCTCTTGGAAAATGCGTCAAAGCCGGGATGAGTCAGAGGCTTCAAGACGAGCAGATTATTAGCCTTCCTGTTAGACAGCAGTTTATTCAGAACTAACTGGTGTGAGGAGGGATTTATTTGTTTAGCTGACTATTTTTGGAACATTTCATCTGTGATTAATATGTGTAAACCAAGTCCTGATAAtggagtttaaaaataaaacccgTGTTCTTTTAACTTGGCTAGATGGCATATTTTGCCTTGTAAAACAGAGATAAGCCTTGCTGTGAAAGTTTTTTAGGACATCGTCTCTGAGGTTTTAGGATTAAATGttgtaataattatattaaatgttataattattaattataagtATATTGTAGATCTCAGTTTTTTCTGAAAGTCACACATGCCTTTTAAGGTTGTGTGAAATTGTAATTGTGAATGGTCAAAAATGAAAACTTGTTACATTAACTAGCATTTAATGTGATGGGAAACATTTCCTTTTCCTGCagttatttttgttaataaaaggtTTTCTTCCAATATTGACATTATACCACATAATTTTTAGTTTTACATGCAATAAATAATGCAGTATGTTTTGTAACATCTTTTATAGATGTCTTTGTATTTATTATCTTATTTGTTGTCCATTCATGTCCTCACCATTCTCACATTTGTTGAACttacattttgtacattttgagGATTGCTACTCTAATTCCTGTCCAGAACAATAAGTAGAATGTCCTTGATACAAAGCACAACAGTTCCAGACATATTTTAACACACAATTTTTTGTCATCCTCAACAACAGGAGGTTATGAGAGCTTCCATTCCCACTACCCTGAACTTTGCACTGAGGCAAAGGCGTCGGAGGCATGTGAGACGGAGCGGGTCTCCAGCAGTCACTGCGAGAGGCTGAGCATCCAGCTGAAACCCGATTACGATCAGGTACACAAAGAGATAAAACCCACTTCCATTTAATAAAGCCACTTCCTCCTTTCAGCCCACTTCTGTCTAAACCACTTCCTAACTTCATATCAGGGGAAACTCTGTGGTTTTACCTTGCCCTTCTGAGATGGTCAGGAATGTCAAAagtggaaaaaagagagaacagactacaggtgttaataataatagtctCATACAGCGGAATCAACATTTTTGTAGTTTCCTATTTTTCTGTTACATCTGTGACTTTAACAGTAAGCTGTTTACTATCAGgattatgtaaatgtaatgtgaaattgtccagttTTGATCAGAAAAGGGCAAATTTATTCttccttatttttttaaatacatgcaAAACTAGCCTTAATTTGCCTGCACTGATGACTGACAGCTAATGGTTGACACCTAAACTTGGTGTCAGTGATCTGACATTATTTTAAAGGTGTACAGCTCACATCAGACTGGTTTTTATCTTTAGCTTTTGGCCTGAAACTGTCAAACCTATTAAAGAAAACATTCACAGAAAGGCTGAGAAATACAGTTAAAATCTTATTTCTAAAAATTTTTAATGCACTTGTACACCTATTGTATGTGTAGTATTTTGCATCCTGaagaaaatttagaaaataaaactaaatccACAGTGCAAATATGTAACTTTCCCACAGCCTTTTATGAGATCTCCCACGTTTGAGCTGTTGTGAATGAACAGCTAAACTTCTACTCCCTTCCACAAAGTAAAAAGTGTACTTCGCCATCTAGTGTAATAAAGTAGAAACAGTTCCATTTCCAGCTTTTACATTTAGTAACTGCTTAAAGCACAGGAAATCACAAAAAATTTGTATTGAAAATGTTGTGTATATTCAAAAACAGGCCTATTTCAGACCATGTATTTGTGTCTTTAAGGTCATCACAGGTTATTTTCAATTTAGAAACTGATACTAGcctttttttgtgaaatatttgtgtgtatttgtgtacagGGAAAGCCAGTGGAGCTGCTGCCGTACCTGTACCTGGGCAGTGCTCATCATGCCTGCAGTTTCGACTTCCTGAGTGACCTTCACATCACGGCGCTGCTGAATGTGTCACGCAGAGACTCGAGGCCGGCCAAAGGCCAACATCGTTACAAATGGATCCCAGTGGAGGACAGCCACACGGCCGACATCAGCTCACACTTTCAGGAGGCCATAGACTTTATTGGTAAATAGTTATATTCATatgttcatttaattttttccccagacgcctttgttttgtgtttggaaGAATCCCTGCAGAGctttttttatgctttattgCTATACATTCAATCTAGTTTCAAATTTACAGTTGATTTTAGTTTAATCATCAAAAAATGACTA includes:
- the LOC136676724 gene encoding dual specificity protein phosphatase 5-like → MKVSSIDCRRLRRILRKECGKCLVVDCRPYFSFSSSSIRGSVNANLNSVVVRRSRGGPVPLRFVIPDEKALFRLRQGSFSAVVALDDRTPHFQKLKKDSIAQIVLNSLAHLGSTANICFLKGGYESFHSHYPELCTEAKASEACETERVSSSHCERLSIQLKPDYDQGKPVELLPYLYLGSAHHACSFDFLSDLHITALLNVSRRDSRPAKGQHRYKWIPVEDSHTADISSHFQEAIDFIDEVKQEGGKVLVHCEAGISRSPTICMAYLMRTQRLRLEEAFDIIRQRRSIISPNFSFMGQLLQFEAEVLSSTPPSAPPATAPCEQETASFFNNNNNNNDNKNNSSSKFTFDENFKSSVFSYPTSFLPSPFKLSPITALP